A single window of Cryptococcus depauperatus CBS 7841 chromosome 2, complete sequence DNA harbors:
- a CDS encoding phosphoenolpyruvate carboxykinase (ATP), whose protein sequence is MAPQHHHNEFESNQFLGKEIKYFSQAGFDLDRIHIKRNAPVASLYEDAILNEGAVISSNGALINFSGKKTGRSPKDKRIVYEDSSKDDIWWGPVNIKMDEHTFEINRERAIDYLNTRENVYVFDGFAGWDPKYRIKVRVIASRAYHALFMHNMLIRPTAKELENFGEPDFIIYNAGQFPANRFTTGMTSTTSVEINFKRMEMVILGTEYAGEMKKGIFSVMHYLQPVKFGQLSLHSSANQGKGDNGDVTLFFGLSGTGKTTLSADPHRMLIGDDEHVWSDTGVFNIEGGCYAKCINLSAEKEPEIFNAIRFGSILENVVYNPADRVPDYDDVSITENTRCAYPIEYIPNAKIPCIADRQPSNIIMLTCDAFGVLPPVSRLTPEQAQYHFVAGYTSKTPGTEDGIVEPSPTFSTCYGQPFIVLHPGRYAKMLAERMTQNKVDCWLINTGWTGGKYGTGKRCPLKYTRAIVDAIHDGSLAKAEFENFPVFNLAIPKSLQGIPSEILNPEKAWPGRDAFRAELDKLGGMFQKAFTKFENDMDENIKLAGPVFA, encoded by the exons ATGGCACCCCAACACCACCACAACGAGTTTGAGAGCAACCAGTTCCTTGGCAAGGAAATTAAATACTTTTCCCAGGCTGGATTTGACCTGGATCGGATCCACATCAAG CGAAATGCCCCTGTTGCTTCATTGTATGAGGACGCCATTCTCAACGAAGGCGCGGTGATTTCTTCGAATGGTGCTCTAATCAACTTTTCTGGCAAAAAGACAGGTCGAAgtcccaaggacaagcGGATTGTGTATGAGGATTCTAGCAAGGATGACATCTGGTGGGGTCCTGTGAATATCAAGATGGA CGAACATACTTTTGAGATTAACCGAGAACGGGCGATTGATTATCTCAATACCAGGGAAAACGTCTATGTCTTTGATGGCTTTGCTGGCTGGGATCCTAAATACCGGATCAAAGTCCGGGTTATTGCCTCCAGAGCCTATCATGCTCTCTTTATG CACAATATGCTCATCCGACCTACTGCGAAAGAGCTGGAGAACTTTGGTGAACCAGATTTCATCATTTATAATGCTGGGCAGTTCCCTGCGAATCGATTCACCACGGGTATGACTTCCACTACCTCTGTGGAAATCAACTTTAAGCGAATGGAAATGGTCATTCTCGGTACCGAATACGCTGgcgagatgaagaagggtATCTTTTCCGTTATGCACTATCTCCAACCGGTCAAGTTTGGCCAGCTCTCGTTACACTCTTCTGCCAACCAAGGTAAGGGTGATAATGGAGATGTGACCCTCTTCTTTGGTCTCTCTGGCACGGGAAAAACTACACTCTCTGCCGATCCTCACAGGATGTTGATTGGGGATGACGAGCATGTTTGGAGTGATACTGGTGTTTTCAATATTGAAGGTGGCTGTTATGCCAAGTGCATCAATCTCTCTGCTGAAAAG GAGCCAGAAATTTTCAACGCCATCCGGTTTGGATCTATCCTTGAAAACGTTGTGTACAACCCTGCGGACCGCGTACCCGATTACGATGATGTCTCCATCACTGAAAACACTCGTTGCGCCTATCCTATTGAATACATTCCAAACGCAAAGATTCCCTGTATCGCTGATCGACAACCATCCAACATCATCATGCTCACTTGTGATGCCTTTGGTGTTCTCCCTCCCGTATCGCGCTTGACTCCTGAGCAAGCACAATATCACTTTGTAGCGGGCTACACCTCCAAGACACCCGGTACAGAGGATGGCATCGTTGAACCTTCACCCACATTCTCCACATGCTATGGTCAACCCTTCATCGTTCTCCATCCCGGCAGGTATGCCAAGATGCTTGCAGAGAGGATGACTCAAAACAAGGTCGACTGCTGGTTGATCAATACAGGCTGGACAGGTGGAAAGTATGGTACTGGCAAACGATGCCCGCTCAAGTACACCCGTGCAATTGTTGATGCGATCCACGATGGTTCTCTCGCCAAGGCTGAGTTTGAAAACTTCCCAGTCTTCAACTTGGCTATTCCTAAATCTCTTCAAGGCATTCCCAGTGAAATTCTGAATCCCGAAAAGGCATGGCCTGGTCGAGATGCTTTCAGGGCTGAGCTGGACAAACTGGGCGGCATGTTCCAAAAGGCGTTCACAAAGTTTGAGAACGACATGGACGAAAACATCAAGTTGGCTGGTCCTGTGTTTGCTTGA